From Streptomyces sp. GSL17-111, one genomic window encodes:
- a CDS encoding FecCD family ABC transporter permease, which translates to MATPVRSEVGTPSAAPPGGDADRPPAPRRVPVPALVCGLLLALLCSVPAAVGLGAAGLSFGEALDLLRAGLTGGVVAAEDVSAYTIVWELRLPRALLAAVVGAGLAAVGVALQAMVRNALADPFVLGISSGAAVGANAVLIFGAFGMLGVWALSGAAFVSALGAMALVYVVARSAQGMTPLRLVLTGTAMYYGFSSITTLMVFAAERGEAARSAMMWLMGSLGGATWQSVPIAAGAVCAGLAYLALSARRLNALAMGDETAAALGVGAERFRRELFLMTALVTGALVAVSGTIGFVGLMVPHATRMLVGADHRRLLAVAPPAGALLLVWVDVASRTVLAPVELPVGVLTAVIGVPSFLLLMRRRGYTFGAA; encoded by the coding sequence GTGGCCACACCGGTCAGATCCGAGGTCGGCACGCCGTCGGCCGCGCCCCCCGGCGGGGACGCGGACCGGCCGCCCGCGCCCCGCCGCGTTCCCGTGCCCGCACTGGTGTGCGGACTGCTGCTCGCGCTGCTCTGCTCCGTCCCCGCCGCCGTGGGCCTGGGGGCCGCGGGGCTGTCGTTCGGGGAGGCCCTGGACCTGCTGCGGGCCGGGCTGACGGGCGGCGTCGTCGCCGCCGAGGACGTCTCGGCCTACACGATCGTGTGGGAACTGCGGCTGCCGAGGGCGCTGCTGGCGGCCGTGGTCGGTGCCGGGCTGGCGGCCGTCGGGGTGGCGTTGCAGGCCATGGTGCGCAACGCGCTGGCCGACCCGTTCGTGCTGGGGATCTCCTCGGGGGCGGCCGTCGGGGCCAACGCGGTGCTGATCTTCGGGGCGTTCGGGATGCTCGGGGTGTGGGCGCTGTCGGGGGCGGCGTTCGTCTCGGCGCTCGGGGCGATGGCGCTGGTCTACGTGGTGGCGCGCAGCGCGCAGGGCATGACGCCGCTGCGGCTGGTGCTGACGGGGACGGCGATGTACTACGGCTTCTCCTCGATCACGACGCTGATGGTGTTCGCCGCCGAGCGGGGGGAGGCGGCGCGCTCGGCGATGATGTGGCTGATGGGCAGCCTGGGCGGCGCGACGTGGCAGTCGGTGCCGATCGCGGCGGGCGCGGTGTGCGCGGGGCTGGCGTATCTGGCGCTGTCCGCGCGGCGGTTGAACGCGCTGGCGATGGGCGACGAGACGGCGGCGGCGCTCGGGGTGGGCGCGGAGCGGTTCCGCCGGGAGCTGTTCCTGATGACGGCGCTGGTGACGGGGGCGCTGGTCGCCGTCAGCGGGACGATCGGGTTCGTCGGGCTGATGGTGCCGCACGCGACGCGGATGCTGGTGGGGGCCGACCACCGCCGGCTGCTGGCCGTCGCACCGCCGGCGGGGGCGCTGCTGCTGGTGTGGGTGGACGTGGCGTCCCGCACGGTGCTGGCGCCGGTGGAGCTGCCGGTGGGCGTCCTGACGGCCGTGATCGGCGTGCCGTCGTTCCTGCTGCTGATGCGGCGCCGTGGCTACACGTTCGGAGCCGCCTGA
- a CDS encoding ABC transporter ATP-binding protein has product MRVDVDGLGVEIAGAHLVRDVTLRAGSGRLVGLVGPNGSGKSTLLRCVYRALRPTAGTVRLDGEDLHAMAPREGARRLAALPQEVVTEFGFTVAEVVAMGRLPHQRASARTSAADRDHCARALERVGAAHLAERAFLSLSGGEKQRVLIARALAQEPKVLVLDEPTNHLDIAQQLEVLTLVRDRAAGDVPGGMTVLTALHDLNLAAGYCDELYVIARGAIVASGAPADVLTPQLLADVFGVRAHRVTHPESGSVQLLFDRLG; this is encoded by the coding sequence ATGAGGGTCGACGTCGACGGGCTGGGCGTGGAGATCGCCGGGGCCCACCTGGTGCGGGACGTGACGCTGCGGGCGGGCAGCGGACGGCTGGTGGGGCTCGTCGGGCCCAACGGGAGCGGGAAGTCGACGCTGCTGCGGTGCGTCTACCGGGCGCTGCGCCCGACCGCCGGGACGGTGCGGCTGGACGGCGAGGACCTGCACGCCATGGCGCCGCGCGAGGGGGCGCGGCGGCTGGCGGCGCTGCCGCAGGAGGTGGTGACCGAGTTCGGGTTCACCGTCGCCGAGGTGGTGGCGATGGGACGGCTGCCGCACCAGCGCGCGTCGGCCCGGACGTCCGCCGCCGACCGCGACCACTGCGCCCGCGCGCTGGAGCGCGTGGGCGCCGCGCACCTGGCCGAGCGGGCGTTCCTGAGCCTCTCGGGCGGGGAGAAGCAGCGGGTGCTCATCGCGCGGGCGCTCGCGCAGGAGCCGAAGGTGCTGGTGCTCGACGAGCCGACGAACCACCTGGACATCGCCCAGCAGCTGGAGGTCCTGACGCTCGTGCGGGACCGGGCGGCCGGGGACGTGCCGGGCGGCATGACGGTGCTGACGGCGCTGCACGACCTGAACCTGGCCGCCGGGTACTGCGACGAGCTGTACGTCATCGCGCGGGGCGCGATCGTCGCCTCCGGTGCGCCCGCCGACGTCCTCACGCCGCAGCTGCTGGCCGACGTCTTCGGGGTGCGGGCGCACCGCGTCACGCACCCGGAGTCGGGCTCGGTGCAGCTGCTGTTCGACCGGCTGGGCTGA
- a CDS encoding ABC transporter substrate-binding protein, producing the protein MRHPLRSVLPACSALTALVLVTGCGAQVEKSEAEGKGDGGHYPVTVTNCGEEKTFDAAPERVVTNDVGITEIMFALGLEDHMAGYVMRDRHGETSGVPWADGYGKTEWLGKETISKEIAVGADADLVFAGWNYGFNEAEGFTPATLEKLGIDSYLLSESCRNGEGKARGVMSPLDALYTDLRNLGRIFDVEDRAEKLVADFEQRVAAVQEQAPKGEDRPRVFLYDDGRDKPLTSGRFAGPHDIITKAGGDHVMSDLEDSWVTVGWETVVERDPEIIVINDYGDVTAEQKEEFLKSFPPLRNVSAIRNDKIVVLDYVDLVESPRNPAAVETLGAFVRENG; encoded by the coding sequence ATGCGTCATCCGCTCCGATCCGTCCTTCCGGCGTGCTCCGCGCTCACCGCGCTCGTCCTCGTCACCGGCTGCGGTGCGCAGGTCGAGAAGAGTGAGGCCGAGGGCAAGGGGGACGGCGGCCACTACCCGGTGACCGTGACCAACTGCGGCGAGGAGAAGACGTTCGACGCGGCGCCGGAGCGCGTCGTGACGAACGACGTCGGCATCACCGAGATCATGTTCGCCCTGGGGCTGGAGGACCACATGGCGGGCTACGTCATGCGGGACCGGCACGGCGAGACGTCGGGTGTTCCGTGGGCCGACGGCTACGGGAAGACGGAGTGGCTGGGCAAGGAGACGATCAGCAAGGAGATCGCCGTCGGGGCCGACGCGGACCTCGTCTTCGCGGGCTGGAACTACGGGTTCAACGAGGCCGAGGGCTTCACGCCCGCCACGCTGGAGAAGCTGGGCATCGACTCCTACCTGCTGTCGGAGTCGTGCCGCAACGGCGAGGGCAAGGCGCGCGGCGTCATGTCGCCGCTCGACGCCCTCTACACCGACCTGCGGAACCTGGGGAGGATCTTCGACGTCGAGGACCGGGCGGAGAAGCTGGTCGCCGACTTCGAGCAGCGCGTCGCGGCGGTCCAGGAGCAGGCGCCGAAGGGCGAGGACCGGCCCCGGGTGTTCCTGTACGACGACGGGCGGGACAAGCCGCTGACGTCGGGCCGCTTCGCCGGGCCGCACGACATCATCACCAAGGCGGGCGGCGACCACGTGATGTCCGACCTGGAGGACTCGTGGGTGACGGTCGGCTGGGAGACGGTCGTCGAGCGGGACCCGGAGATCATCGTCATCAACGACTACGGGGACGTGACGGCGGAGCAGAAGGAGGAGTTCCTGAAGTCCTTCCCGCCGCTGAGGAACGTCTCCGCGATCAGGAACGACAAGATCGTCGTCCTGGACTACGTGGACCTGGTGGAGAGCCCGCGCAACCCGGCGGCGGTCGAGACGCTGGGCGCGTTCGTGCGCGAGAACGGCTGA